CATCCACCACGAGCGGCGTGTAGGCCCGCCCCCCTCCCACCACGCCGCCCGATTGCCGGCAACTGCCGGTGTGCACGTGCCACGGCCGTGTGGCCCCCGGGGTGTCGCCGTCGAGCGTGACCGTGACCAGCGTGCCGGTCCCGTCGGCCGTGGGCTTGGCGGTGGCGGCGCCGGTGACCTTGCGCCCCTCACGCCCCGCCAGGCGAGCCGCCCACTCCGTGCGGGTGCGCTCCCACCGCGCGTCCCGCAACGCCGGACCGCGCGATACGGTGGCAGCCTCGAGCATGGACGACGTGGCCACGGCCACGAGAGCAAGGGTGCCGGCTGCGGAGAGTACGCGCATGAGGGGCTCGCGAAGTGTGAAACGTGAAACAGTCAGGGACGACGGCGGGTCCAGTGCGGCTGCGTAGACGACGGTGGTGCCTTGCCCGGCTTGGGCGGCGGGAGGGGACGCCCACGGCCCGTGTAATTGCTGGAGCGCGCATCGAGCACGAAGATGAGCGCCACGGCCAGCAGCGCCACGGCAAAGCCCAGCGCCAGCAAGCGGGTGCGGAACTGCCGATCGTCGATGAAGAGCGAGCCCACCAGCAAGGGCATGACCACCAGGAACAGGCGGATCATGCGGCGATCGAAGTCGCTGGGGACGATCTTGGTCCCGCGGGGAGCCAACTTGAGCCGATACTCCGCCTCGGCGGCCAGCGCAAAGAAGCCGTCTTCGAGACGGCGGAACCACACCAGCGGGTTGAGCGACCAGCGACCTGGGCGTGACGGCATGGCAGGTGAACGACGATCCGGCCGTGCTGGATCCCACCGACTTGCCGCGCGTGCTCCGTGCCGGACTCGTCAGCTGCGCTCGACGATGCGGTCGATGAGGAAGCTCGACTGAACGAGCGCCTCGGCGGTGAAGTCGCCGAAGAACGTGCGGACCTCACCGAACAGTCGGGAAAAGTGCTCCTGATCACCGTTCGCGAGTACGTCGGCCAGCTCGGCGACGGCCTGGCCATAGGCGGCGGTGATTTCGGCGGTGGCCGGGTTCCGCATTTCGATGGGACCGTACAACGCGGGATCCTGCGCGAAGTGCCGCGCCGCCACGTACAGCTCGAGGAGATAGGCGGGTGAGGTGAACGGCAGGGTTTCGCTGAGCGGCAGCCCGAGTCGGGCCAGCGTCAGCCCCTGGACCTGGGTCTGGAAGTGGGTCAGCACCTGGACCACCGACATGATGCGGTCGTGATGCGCCGCGGTGGTTTCCGTTATTACCAGGCCACGGGCGGCGAGCATGGAGGCAAGCCAATCGGCCCAGACATCGCCGCGGCCGCGACAGAGCACCACACGCTGCCCCTGCAGCGTGTGCACGTTGGGACCGAACATGGGGTGCGTGCCCACCACGCTCGCCGCCGTGCTCTCCAGCATGGCCTGCATGGGCGCCGCCTTGATGCTTGTCACATCCATGAGCAGTCCCGTGGCCGGGACGTGCGGTCCCACGGCCCGCACCACGGCCTCGGTCTGGTCAATGGGGACGCTGATCACGGTCACCTCGGCGGCTGCCGCGGCTTCCTCGGCTCGCAGCACCGTATCCGTGTCGACGACCAGAGGCTGGTGACCGAGATCGCCAAAGAGGCGTACCAGCACCCGACCGATCTTGCCGTGCCCGCCAATGACGGCCACCGTGCGCGGAGCCGCCCCCGACGGTACCTCGGCGCGCAGCGCTGCCTGCTGGTCGCGACTGGAGCGCAGGAGCACCCGAAAGATCGACTCGATCTCGCCGGGTGGAAGCCCGAGTTCCAGCGCACGATCGTGCCGATCCTGCAGCACCTCCTGCTCCCGCTGCGGATCCCGAATGCGAATACCATGCTGGCGCTTCCAGGCAGCCACCTCGCCCACGAGCGCCATGCGTCGGGCGAGGATCTGCAGCAGGTCGCGATCGAGCGCGTCGATCATGGCCCGCACCACGGCCAACGGACGCGGGGGGGCCGCCCCGTCTTGCGCTCCGGCCTGCGTCACGGTCAGTGCGACGAGGGCTGGTAGCGGCCCCACGCCTGTTCCAGCGTATCGGCGATCTCGCCGACCGATGCCCGAACCCGCACGGCGTCGATGATGCGCGGCATGAGTTCGGCACGCGGCCCCGAGTGATCCGGCAGGTAGTGTGGTGCCGCTTCGGCGATGCGGGCGAGCGCCTGCTGCACGGCAGCGCCATCACGCGATGCCCGCACGGCCGCCAGACGCGCCACCTGATCCTGTTCGAGCGCGCTGAAATCCGGCGCCGGAATGATGGGCGGCTCCTGTCCGTCTCCGTATTTGTTCACCCCCACCACGACGGTCTCGCCCGCCTCGACGCGCAGCTGGTACTCGTAGGCGCTGCGGCCGATCTCCTCCTGGAAGAAGCCGGCGCGAATGGCCTCGGCGGCCCCGCCGAGTTCGTGCACCCGCTCGAGCAGCGCCACGGCGCGCTCTTCGATGCTGTTGGTGAGCTGCTCCACGTACCAACTGCCGGCCAGCGGATCCACCGTTTGCGCCACTCCCGACTCGTAGCCGACGATCTGCTGGGTGCGCAGCGCCAGCGTGGCGGCTTCCGCGGTGGGGAGCGCCAGCGCCTCATCGTAGCCGTTGGTGTGCAGCGACTGCGTGCCACCGAGCGTGGCCGCCAGCGCCTGGATGGTGACGCGCACGATGTTGTTGTGCGGCTGCTGCGCCTGCAGCGTCACGCCACCCGTCTGCGTGTGGAAGCGCAGGCGACAGCTGGCATCGTTGGCACCGAAACGCTCGCGCATGAGGCGCGCC
The DNA window shown above is from Gemmatimonas sp. and carries:
- the tyrA gene encoding bifunctional chorismate mutase/prephenate dehydrogenase, with the translated sequence MTQAGAQDGAAPPRPLAVVRAMIDALDRDLLQILARRMALVGEVAAWKRQHGIRIRDPQREQEVLQDRHDRALELGLPPGEIESIFRVLLRSSRDQQAALRAEVPSGAAPRTVAVIGGHGKIGRVLVRLFGDLGHQPLVVDTDTVLRAEEAAAAAEVTVISVPIDQTEAVVRAVGPHVPATGLLMDVTSIKAAPMQAMLESTAASVVGTHPMFGPNVHTLQGQRVVLCRGRGDVWADWLASMLAARGLVITETTAAHHDRIMSVVQVLTHFQTQVQGLTLARLGLPLSETLPFTSPAYLLELYVAARHFAQDPALYGPIEMRNPATAEITAAYGQAVAELADVLANGDQEHFSRLFGEVRTFFGDFTAEALVQSSFLIDRIVERS